From one Solanum stenotomum isolate F172 chromosome 12, ASM1918654v1, whole genome shotgun sequence genomic stretch:
- the LOC125849483 gene encoding protein SWEETIE isoform X1, which yields MAKNFVRDDVPLSRFGVLVAQLESIVASASHKSPDALLCFDLLSDLISAIAEESKDSILLCQRKCEDALYSLLVLGARKPVRHLASVAMARIIQKGDSISIYSRASSLQGFLSDGKKSEPQRIAGAAECLGELYRYFGRRITSGLLETTTIVTKLLKFNEDFVREEALQMLQNALEGSGGGAAASAYTDAFRIIMRTGIVDKSSIVRVAAARCLKALASIGGPGLGVGELDNASSSCVRALEDPISSVRDAFAEALGALLGLGMNPDAQVVQPRGKSHFTPKKLDGGLERHLTLPFVKASGPRAKVLRVGLTLSWVSFLQAIRLKYLHPDTELENYIFLVMDMLRADSLFDAQALACILYILRVGITDQMSEPTQRGLLVILGKQLQSPDATPSMRVASLRTMSYALKTLGEVPAEFKDVLDNTVVPAVSHHAPLVRVEAALTLRALAEVDPTCIGGLISYAITMLGAVRDNISFEKGTNLKYELECLDGQAAVLAALVSISPNLPLGYPSRLPRSVLELSKKMIMESSRNPMAAAVEKEAGWMLLSSLLACMPKEELEDQVFDILSLWASAFQGNPERHINETKDLQSNISVWSAAVDALTAFIKSFVSSGAMNKGILLEPVLLYLSRALSYILLLAAKDQMTFKQASDIFIIKTLIAYQSISDPTVYRRDHARLIQICATPYREASKCEESSCLRMLLDKRDAWLGPWNPGRDLFEDELRSFQGGKDGLVPCVWANDLPSFPKPETISKMLVNQKLLCVGNIFASEDVGGMLSLLEMVEQCLRAGKKQAWHATSVTNICVGLLSGLKALLALRPEPLPLEVLGLAQSIFQNILAEGDICASQRRASSEGLGLLARLGNDVFTARLTRVLLGDINSAVDSNYAGSVALSLGCIHRSAGGIALSSLVPATVNSFSSLAKSSNTGLQIWSLHGLLLTVEAAGLSYVSHVQATLSLAMDILLSNEIGSTNLHQAVGRLINAIVAVLGPELSPGSIFFSRCKSVIAEVSSRQETATLYENVRFTQQLVLFAPQAVTVHHNVQTLLPTLSSRQPTLRRLALSTLRHLIEKDPGSIMNEHIEDTLFHMLDEETDAEIGSLARTTVMRLLYASCPSRPSQWLSICRNMILSSSSRVLSTSDSSLNDSSSGLDGNTRLNTGDDDENMVSSSQNRNFQGYGNSHSIVYPPRDKHLRYRTRVFAAECLSHLPAAVGKNPVHFDIALARQQPASGSTSGDWLVLQLQELVSLAYQISTIQFENMRPVGVTLLSTIIDKFGTLDPELPGHLLLEQYQAQLVSAVRTALDSSSGPVLLEAGLQLATKILTCKIVSRDQLAVKRIFSLISRPLNEFNDLYYPSFAEWVSCKIKVRLLTAHASLKCYTFAFLKNQQKEITDEYLALLPLFSESSKILGIYWLCLLKDYSYIRTQSFPKENWKPFLDGIQSTLVSTKLLACLEEAWPLIVQAVALDAVPLNTYIKGSSETEEQSITDLISGYNMVELGSEEFQFLWGFALLLLFQGQDSVLGESRLHIGSVNTILSGGCVSDEVKSIALELCEVALPVFQVLLAERFFNVGFLTMDSCQELLQVCFFSIFVEDTWDNFAISILSQIVQNCPLDFLKTESFVYLVSELYLALLFKSFTSATSQYHLSWDDIVSVLLTTAPTLLKQYEPKMGLKSILAFHLVGYQCIERASTEVSLSRVHDFVQCLTSVMKTYVTDISELGNDSIGYLMTITRTCLTASVILAENCTKGIHQLENKRSNLHKLLLLKLALSLEQTTSFAKLAFEIQLLEENQGCKPVFYGMICNATRCFRSALTDADIQVQAIGLQILKGVLTRKINSEYSFFVFFVGELVEDLGSVIQKLFKTPMNREVVAIAGECLKVLMLLQTLSRTNECQKCLMNLFLEAVLLFTTSENSSQEARDLKITTIKLVTQLAQLPDSSACIKEVLLTMPMMRRQQLQDIIRASVMQDQNQKQVNSTGPSFIIKLPAKIEESRKEEIIVPAPCSEEVEDNSEEEEEDDWDTFQSFPSTNEVDPTKTAFQDSRSIENTISDDGFKGEFISVPQDEVEETTATISDGGLEGETISIPEDEVGEITAENQMASDDETLSGNADSSNQTQDLNGSQDGFHDDKLSDAHHMEKDRAVLRHGDVILPDSQSEVGKGPETCENLEVQKRTGGNLSSEVGEHAEDVKAHGSSYEDHQRSREESSETNEGALPNIQSTEIQSMPLDDRNEDMKEQITLDDHHEDEEMRDITSIKDHQEGKDLKDTTSLEDHHEEKDLKDITSLKNHREKRKTDNEDQPSDIDLSEQSPKKLEQTTLDDHHEEKDMRDITSVKDHYEEKDMKDMTSLEDYHEERKTENEDLCSDIDLSERSPKNLEQTTLDHHEERNAENKDQRSNIELAEQSPKNLEGDELVHLDKK from the exons ATGGCGAAGAATTTCGTTAGAGATGACGTTCCACTATCAAGATTTGGAGTCTTGGTGGCGCAGTTGGAATCAATAGTCGCATCAGCGTCTCACAAGTCTCCCGACGCTCTCCTCTGTTTTGATCTTCTTTCTGATCTCATATCCGCCATTGCCGAAGAGTCTAAG gaTTCTATACTGCTGTGTCAAAGGAAATGTGAGGATGCACTTTATTCTCTACTTGTGCTAGGCGCAAGGAAACCGGTCCGTCATTTGGCCTCAGTGGCAATGGCAAGGATTATACAAAAAGGTGACAGTATTTCAATATACTCCAGGGCTAGCAGTTTGCAGGGATTTCTCTCTGATGGAAAGAAGAGCGAGCCTCAACGAATCGCGG GTGCTGCCGAGTGCTTGGGAGAATTGTATCGCTATTTTGGGAGACGAATCACTTCAGGCTTACTTGAAACAACCACGATTGTCACAAAACTGCTGAAGTTCAATGAG GACTTTGTTAGAGAAGAGGCTTTACAGATGCTTCAAAATGCTTTGGAAGGCTCTGGTGGAGGTGCTGCTGCCTCAGCATATACTGATGCATTTCGTATCATTATGCGAACTGGGATCGTGGACAAATCATCTATTGTTAGAGTAGCTGCAGCTAGATGTCTAAAAGCATTGGCGAGCATCGGAGGGCCAGGATTAGGGGTTGGAGAACTTGATAatgcttcttcttcttgtgtCAGG GCCCTTGAAGATCCTATATCGTCCGTAAGGGATGCATTCGCCGAAGCTTTGGGAGCATTGCTTGGTCTTGGGATGAATCCTGATGCACAGGTT GTACAACCAAGGGGAAAAAGTCATTTTACTCCCAAGAAACTTGATGGGGGTTTAGAGAGACACTTAACTTTGCCATTTGTAAAAG CTAGTGGGCCTCGGGCGAAAGTTCTGCGAGTTGGCCTAACCTTGTCGTGGGTTTCCTTTCTCCAG GCAATCCGCTTGAAGTACCTTCACCCTGATACTGAGCTTGAAAATTACATCTTTCTAGTGATGGACATGCTTCGTGCTGATAGTTTGTTTGATGCTCAAGCACTG GCCTGCATTTTATACATCCTTCGAGTGGGCATAACTGATCAAATGAGCGAACCTACTCAGAGAGGCCTGTTGGTTATTTTGGGCAAACAG CTTCAATCTCCTGATGCTACTCCTTCCATGCGAGTTGCTTCTTTGCGGACCATGTCATATGCTTTGAAAACTCTAGGGGAG GTTCCCGCTGAATTTAAGGATGTTCTTGATAACACAGTTGTTCCTGCAGTTTCCCATCATGCACCATTG GTGCGTGTTGAGGCTGCTTTGACCTTGCGTGCATTAGCTGAGGTTGATCCTACATGTATTGGTGGTTTGATTTCTTATGCAATAACAATGCTTGGAGCAGTTAGAGATAATATTTCATTTGAAAAG GGAACTAATCTAAAGTATGAGCTGGAGTGTCTAGATGGTCAGGCTGCAGTTTTGGCAGCTTTGGTGTCTATTTCTCCAAACTTACCTCTTGGTTATCCATCTCG GTTGCCCAGATCAGTACTTGAACTGTCTAAGAAAATGATAATGGAATCAAGTCGGAATCCTATGGCAGCAGCTGTTGAAAAGGAGGCTGGGTGGATGCTCTTGTCCTCACTGCTTGCGTGCATGCCAAAAGAG GAACTTGAGGATCAAGTTTTTGATATTCTTTCTTTATGGGCTTCTGCATTCCAAGGAAATCCAGAACGCCATATCAATGAAACAAAGGATCTCCAATCTAACATAAG TGTATGGTCTGCTGCAGTGGATGCATTGACAGCATTCATAAAGAGTTTTGTCTCTTCTGGTGCTATGAACAAGGGGATCTTACTTGAACCAGTTTTGCTATACCTTAGTAG GGCTTTATCATATATATTGCTGTTGGCAGCCAAAGACCAAATGACTTTCAAACAGGCATCAGACATATTTATCATCAAGACACTAATAGCCTATCAGTCGATTTCAGATCCAACTGTATATCGAAGAGACCATGCCCGTCTTATTCAGATATGTGCAACTCCTTATAG GGAAGCGTCCAAATGTGAGGAAAGTTCATGCTTGAGGATGCTGTTAGACAAAAGAGACGCTTGGCTGGGTCCTTGGAACCCTGGCAG GGATTTGTTCGAGGATGAACTTCGCTCATTTCAAGGTGGAAAAGATGGTCTGGTACCATGTGTATGGGCTAACGACCTTCCGAGCTTTCCTAAG CCGGAGACTATAAGCAAAATGTTAGTAAATCAGAAGCTCCTCTGTGTTGGCAACATATTTGCTTCTGAG GATGTTGGGGGAATGCTCTCACTCCTAGAAATGGTTGAGCAGTGTCTGAGAGCTGGAAAGAAACAAGCTTGGCATGCTACCAGTGTTACAAACATATGTGTGGGCCTGCTATCTGGCCTGAAG GCCTTGCTTGCTTTACGTCCTGAACCCTTACCATTGGAAGTACTTGGTTTGGCACAGTCTATATTTCAG AACATTCTGGCTGAGGGTGACATCTGTGCTTCACAACGCAGAGCATCATCTGAAGGACTTGGTCTATTAGCTCGTCTTGGAAATGATGTGTTTACTGCCAGATTG ACAAGAGTTCTCCTTGGTGATATAAATTCAGCTGTAGATTCAAACTATGCTGGTTCAGTTGCACTGTCACTTGGTTGCATTCATCGCAG CGCAGGGGGGATTGCATTGTCAAGCTTGGTTCCTGCTACTGTtaattcattttcttctctGGCTAAAAGTTCAAACACTGGCTTACAAATTTGGTCTTTGCATGGTCTACTGTTGACTGTGGAGGCGGCTGGATTATCCTATGTTTCTCATGTTCAG GCGACACTTAGCCTTGCCATGGATATTCTGTTGTCAAATGAGATTGGTTCGACTAACCTGCATCAGGCAGTGGGCCGCCTTATAAATGCTATTGTTGCTGTCCTTGGTCCTGAACTTTCCCCTGGCAGCATTTTTTTCTCGCGCTGCAAG TCTGTCATTGCAGAGGTCAGCTCTCGGCAAGAGACTGCAACACTTTATGA GAATGTTCGATTCACTCAGCAGCTAGTTCTTTTTGCACCACAAGCTGTTACTGTGCACCATAATGTGCAAACACTGCTCCCAACTCTATCCTCAAGACAG CCAACACTGCGACGTTTAGCTTTATCCACTCTGAGACATCTCATTGAAAAGGATCCA GGGTCCATTATGAATGAACATATAGAAGATACATTGTTCCATATGCTGGATGAGGAAACTGATGCTGA GATTGGAAGCTTAGCACGAACAACAGTTATGAGATTGCTTTATGCATCATGTCCATCACGGCCATCACAATGGCTATCAATTTGCCGCAACATG ATTCTTTCGTCATCCTCAAGAGTGCTCAGCACAAGTGACAGTTCACTAAATGATTCTTCAAGTGGTCTGGATGGTAACACTAGACTGAATACTGGGGATGATGATGAGAACATGGTGTCGAGCTCCCAAAACCGAAACTTTCAAGGTTATGGAAACAGTCATTCCATTGTCTATCCTCCTAGGGACAAGCACCTCAGATATCGAACAAGAGTTTTTGCTGCAGA GTGTTTGAGTCATCTTCCTGCAGCAGTTGGAAAGAATCCAGTGCATTTTGATATAGCATTGGCAAGACAGCAGCCTGCCAGTGGATCGACCTCTGGAGACTGGCTGGTTCTTCAATTGCAAGAACTAGTTTCCCTTGCTTATCAG ATCAGCACAATTCAGTTTGAGAACATGCGGCCAGTTGGTGTGACCCTATTGAGTACTATTATTGACAAG TTTGGAACATTGGACCCTGAGCTTCCTGGTCACCTTCTTCTGGAACAGTATCAG GCCCAATTGGTTTCTGCAGTTCGAACTGCATTGGACTCGTCCTCTGGCCCTGTCCTATTGGAAGCAGGCTTGCAGCTCGCCACAAAG ATATTGACATGTAAAATTGTTAGTCGGGATCAACTTGCTGTAAAACGGATATTTTCATTGATTTCACGTCCTCTAAATGAATTCAATGACCTTTACTATCCATCCTTTGCAGAATGGGTCTCGTGCAAG ATAAAAGTGAGACTCCTTACAGCACATGCCTCTCTGAAATGTTACACCTTTGCATTCttgaaaaatcaacaaaagGAGATTACTGATGAATATTTAGCTTTATTGCCTCTTTTCTCTGAGAGTTCAAAAATTCTTGGAATTTACTGGCTCTGTCTTCTGAAGGACTACAGCTATATTAGGACTCAGTCATTTCCTAAAGAAAAT TGGAAACCGTTTCTTGATGGGATTCAGTCTACACTAGTTTCAACTAAGTTGCTGGCATGTCTGGAAGAAGCTTGGCCACTGATCGTGCAAGCGGTGGCATTAGATGCAGTTCCTTTGAACACTTACATAAAAGGATCCTCAGAAACTGAAGAACAGTCTATTACAGACTTAATTTCGGGTTATAACATGGTTGAGTTGGGTTCAGaagaatttcaatttttgtgGGGCtttgctcttcttcttctatttcagGGGCAAGATTCAGTTCTTGGTGAATCTAGGCTACATATTGGCTCTGTCAATACCATATTAAGTGGTGGCTGTGTTAGTGATGAAGTAAAGTCAATTGCTTTGGAGTTGTGCGAAGTTGCTCTGCCTGTGTTTCAAGTCCTGTTAGCGGAGAGATTCTTTAATGTAGGATTTCTCACTATGGATTCCTGTCAAGAACTGCTGCAG GTTTgctttttctccatttttgttGAAGATACATGGGACAATTTTGCCATCTCTATTTTATCACAG ATTGTGCAGAACTGCCCCTTGGATTTCCTAAAGACCGAAAGTTTTGTGTATTTAGTATCAGAACTTTATTTGGCGCTTCTTTTTAAATCCTTCACAAG TGCAACTTCTCAATACCATTTAAGCTGGGATGATATTGTTTCTGTCTTACTTACCACAGCACCAACacttttaaaacaatatgaGCCAAAG ATGGGTTTGAAATCAATTTTGGCTTTTCATTTGGTTGGTTACCAGTGCATTGAAAGGGCTTCAACCGAAGTTTCCCTTTCAAGAGTTCATGATTTTGTCCAGTGTCTAACTTCTGTGATGAAAACATATGTTACTG ATATCTCTGAACTTGGAAATGACAGCATTGGTTACTTGATGACAATAACAAGAACTTGTCTGACTGCGAGTGTTATTTTGGCTGAGAATTGCACTAAAGGAATTCATCAGCTTGAGAATAAGAGGTCCAACTTACATAAACTGCTGCTGTTGAAGCTTGCTCTCTCTCTTGAACAGACTACTTCATTTGCTAAACTAGCTTTTGAAATTCAACttcttgaagaaaatcaaggatGTAAGCCAGTATTTTATGGCATGATATGCAATGCCACCCGGTGCTTCAGGAGTGCTCTTACTGATGCTGACATTCAG GTCCAAGCAATTGGGTTGCAAATACTGAAAGGCGTGCTAACAAGGAAAATCAATTCAGAGTACTCATTCTTCGTATTCTTTGTTGGGGAACTTGTTGAAGACCTTGGGTCTGTAATCCAGAAACTCTTTAAG ACACCTATGAACAGGGAAGTGGTGGCTATTGCTGGGGAGTGTTTGAAGGTTTTAATGCTTCTTCAGACACTTTCAAGAACTAATGAGTGTCAGAAATGCCTAATGAATCTGTTTTTGGAAGCTGTTCTCCTTTTTACAACGTCAGAGAATTCTTCTCAG GAAGCACGTGATTTGAAGATCACAACTATAAAATTGGTTACACAACTGGCTCAACTCCCTGACTCATCTGCTTGTATCAAGGAGGTTTTACTCACAATGCCCATGATGAGAAGACAACAATTGCAG GATATAATACGTGCTTCTGTGATGCAAGACCAGAACCAGAAACAAGTCAATTCCACTGGACCATCTTTTATTATCAAGTTGCCTGCAAAAATAGAGGAAAGTAGAAAAGAGGAAATTATTGTTCCAGCTCCTTGCAGTGAAGAGGTGGAGGACAATTccgaggaagaggaagaagatgatTGGGATACTTTTCAGTCTTTTCCTTCTACGAACGAAGTTGATCCTACTAAAACTGCGTTCCAGGATTCTCGCTCAATTGAAAACACAATTTCAGATGATGGCTTTAAGGGAGAATTCATTTCTGTACCACAGGATGAGGTAGAAGAAACTACTGCTACAATTTCAGATGGTGGCTTGGAGGGAGAAACTATTTCAATACCTGAGGATGAGGTAGGAGAAATTACTGCTGAAAATCAAATGGCTAGTGATGATGAGACTCTGTCAGGCAATGCAGATAGCAGCAACCAGACACAGGATCTTAATGGTTCCCAAGATGGCTTCCATGATGACAAGTTATCTGATGCTCACCACATGGAGAAGGATAGAGCAGTGTTACGCCATGGTGATGTGATCTTGCCTGATTCTCAGTCTGAGGTAGGAAAAGGCCCTGAAACATGTGAAAATCTGGAGGTCCAAAAGAGAACAGGCGGCAATTTGTCTTCTGAAGTGGGGGAACATGCTGAAGATGTAAAAGCACATGGTTCCTCTTATGAGGATCATCAAAGAAGTAGAGAGGAATCTAGTGAAACAAATGAAGGTGCTTTGCCGAATATTCAATCTACTGAAATACAAAGCATGCCACTTGATGACCGCAATGAAGACATGAAAGAACAAATTACACTTGATGATCACcatgaggatgaggaaatgagAGACATCACCTCAATCAAGGATCACCAGGAGGGGAAGGATTTGAAAGACACAACCTCACTCGAGGATCACCATGAGGAGAAGGATTTGAAAGACATAACCTCACTCAAGAATCACCGTGAGAAGAGAAAAACAGATAACGAAGACCAACCTTCTGATATAGATCTGTCTGAGCAGTCTCCTAAAAAGTTGGAACAAACTACACTTGATGATCACCATGAGGAGAAGGATATGAGAGACATAACCTCAGTCAAGGATCACTATGAGGAGAAGGATATGAAAGACATGACCTCACTCGAGGATTACCATGAGGAGAGAAAAACAGAAAACGAAGACCTATGTTCTGATATAGATTTGTCTGAGCGATCTCCTAAAAATTTGGAACAAACTACACTTGATCACCATGAAGAGAGAAATGCAGAAAACAAAGACCAGCGTTCTAATATAGAATTGGCCGAGCAGTCTCCTAAAAATTTAGAAGGTGACGAACTAGTCCACCTTGACAAAAAATGA